The following are encoded in a window of Lacinutrix sp. WUR7 genomic DNA:
- a CDS encoding GYDIA family GHMP kinase — protein sequence MKHQTFYSRGKLLLTGEYVVLDGALALAVPTKFGQSLVVEEIEAPTITWKSFDEKKQVWFEAEFHFENNEISLHTQNDNEISNRLLEILQAAQELNPQLLKDKKGFKITTLLEFPKNWGLGTSSTLIHNIASWANVDAYQLLEKTFGGSGYDIACAQNDSAITYQLHNSAISRQARNDKRTVNPISFNPSFKEHLYFVHLNKKQNSRDGIAQYKKNNFNLEIALAEIDAITKDMITCKTLDAFDILIEKHEQIISEIIHLKPVKEVLFNDFKGSIKSLGAWGGDFVLVSSKTNPTAYFKNKGFDTILAFDEMVASIY from the coding sequence ATGAAGCATCAAACTTTTTATAGCCGCGGAAAATTATTACTTACTGGAGAATATGTAGTTCTAGATGGTGCTTTAGCACTTGCCGTACCTACAAAATTCGGACAGAGTTTAGTTGTTGAAGAAATAGAAGCACCTACAATTACCTGGAAAAGTTTCGATGAAAAGAAGCAGGTTTGGTTTGAAGCAGAATTTCATTTTGAGAACAATGAGATTTCTCTACATACTCAAAATGACAACGAGATTTCTAATAGACTTTTAGAAATCCTTCAAGCAGCTCAAGAACTTAATCCGCAGCTTTTAAAAGACAAGAAAGGCTTTAAAATAACTACGCTATTAGAATTCCCAAAAAACTGGGGACTTGGCACATCTTCTACGCTAATCCATAATATTGCGAGTTGGGCAAATGTAGATGCATACCAATTATTAGAGAAAACCTTCGGTGGAAGCGGTTATGATATTGCTTGTGCACAAAACGATTCGGCAATTACGTATCAATTGCATAATAGTGCGATTTCTAGACAAGCTCGAAACGACAAACGCACCGTAAATCCAATTTCTTTTAATCCTTCATTTAAAGAACATTTATATTTTGTGCATTTAAACAAAAAGCAAAATAGTAGAGATGGTATTGCGCAATACAAAAAGAACAACTTTAATCTAGAAATAGCTCTTGCAGAAATAGATGCAATAACCAAAGACATGATTACTTGTAAGACGCTGGATGCTTTCGATATTCTAATAGAAAAGCATGAACAAATCATTTCAGAAATCATACACTTAAAACCTGTTAAAGAAGTTCTTTTTAACGACTTTAAAGGAAGCATTAAAAGTCTTGGTGCTTGGGGAGGAGATTTTGTTTTGGTGAGTTCTAAAACCAATCCGACAGCATACTTTAAGAATAAAGGTTTTGATACTATTTTAGCCTTTGATGAAATGGTTGCAAGTATTTATTAA
- a CDS encoding SurA N-terminal domain-containing protein → MAILNNIRKQSLVLIAVIALALFSFVLADLFKNSDALTAKSQNVVATINGKDITREAFMQKVEAMQRQMGGNGTSTQAMNNVWNQEVRQAVMETQFDALGFTVEKDQMRDLLKTSLANNADFQNEAGVFDENKMNEYIANLKETSAVAYQQWIDYEEGVAANALNQNYVNMVKAGMVGTLAEGELQHKLEGDQVDIKFIQVPFSSIADSTVTVSNSEITNYMNSHVKQYTVEASRDINYVQFNEVASLEDENAIKQNLRNLLKDQIVYNEITKRNDTVSSFLKAKDNELFVNANSDIKFDNRFIKKADLPTAVADSIFNLNVGEVFGPYKDANHFKISKVVAVTQMPDSVKARHILLPFVGSRSATAETVQTKEQAKVTADSIMNVVKSSPSKFVSLLDFSADKVSNEKEGVLDWFTYNAMVPEFRDFAFENNTGDFGVVETVFGFHIIEILGQKNMQRTIKVGTIARKIEPSEATISKVFRDAASFENAVANGKFQDVAKENNYAVRPVNGIKVLDENIPGLNNQRALVRWTFEEDAEVGDVKKFAISNGFAVVQLTAKNKAGLMNIQDASVTALPAIRKAKKADMIKSRISATTLEALASAEGQTIRTALAVNMKTPTVTGVGREPKVVGAAFGLEEGETSKLIVGENGVYMVQVTKATPAVELANYQAFANQVGQQKQTAIDSRLYTALKEASDIEDNRANTVQ, encoded by the coding sequence ATGGCAATTTTAAATAACATTAGAAAACAATCATTAGTACTAATAGCAGTTATTGCTTTAGCATTATTCTCATTTGTATTAGCAGATTTGTTTAAAAACAGTGATGCACTTACAGCAAAATCACAAAATGTAGTCGCTACAATAAACGGCAAAGACATTACTCGTGAAGCTTTTATGCAAAAAGTAGAAGCAATGCAACGTCAAATGGGTGGAAACGGAACTAGCACACAAGCTATGAATAACGTTTGGAACCAAGAAGTACGTCAAGCAGTAATGGAAACACAATTTGATGCTTTAGGTTTTACAGTTGAAAAGGACCAAATGCGTGATTTATTAAAAACTAGCTTAGCTAATAATGCAGATTTTCAAAATGAAGCAGGTGTTTTTGATGAAAATAAAATGAATGAGTACATTGCTAACTTAAAAGAGACTTCTGCAGTAGCATACCAACAATGGATTGATTATGAAGAAGGAGTAGCTGCAAACGCACTTAACCAAAACTATGTGAACATGGTTAAAGCAGGAATGGTTGGTACACTTGCTGAAGGGGAATTACAACATAAATTAGAAGGAGACCAAGTAGATATTAAATTTATTCAAGTTCCTTTTTCTTCTATTGCAGATAGTACCGTTACTGTTTCTAATAGTGAGATCACAAATTACATGAACAGCCACGTGAAGCAATATACAGTAGAAGCTTCTAGAGATATCAATTATGTACAGTTTAATGAAGTTGCATCTCTTGAAGATGAAAATGCAATTAAACAAAACTTGAGAAATCTTTTAAAAGATCAAATAGTTTATAATGAAATTACAAAAAGAAATGATACGGTTTCTAGTTTCTTAAAAGCTAAAGATAACGAGCTATTTGTTAATGCTAATTCAGATATTAAATTTGATAACCGTTTTATTAAAAAGGCAGATTTACCAACAGCAGTTGCAGATAGTATTTTTAATTTAAATGTAGGTGAAGTATTTGGACCATATAAAGACGCAAACCACTTTAAAATTTCTAAAGTTGTTGCAGTAACTCAAATGCCAGATTCTGTAAAAGCTAGACATATATTATTACCTTTTGTAGGGTCTCGTTCTGCAACAGCAGAAACAGTGCAAACGAAAGAGCAAGCTAAAGTAACTGCAGATAGTATTATGAACGTTGTTAAATCTTCACCTTCTAAGTTTGTTAGCTTATTAGATTTTTCAGCAGACAAAGTAAGTAATGAAAAAGAAGGAGTTCTAGATTGGTTTACATACAATGCAATGGTTCCAGAATTTAGAGACTTTGCTTTTGAAAATAATACTGGTGACTTTGGTGTTGTTGAAACTGTTTTTGGTTTTCATATCATTGAAATTTTAGGACAAAAAAATATGCAACGTACTATTAAGGTAGGAACAATTGCAAGAAAAATTGAGCCTAGTGAAGCTACCATTTCTAAAGTATTTAGAGATGCTGCTAGTTTTGAAAATGCAGTTGCAAACGGAAAGTTTCAAGATGTAGCTAAAGAAAATAACTATGCGGTTCGTCCGGTAAACGGAATTAAAGTTTTAGATGAGAATATTCCTGGTTTAAATAACCAAAGAGCACTTGTTCGTTGGACATTTGAAGAAGATGCAGAAGTTGGTGATGTTAAGAAATTCGCAATATCTAATGGTTTTGCAGTAGTACAATTAACTGCTAAAAACAAGGCAGGTTTAATGAATATACAAGATGCATCTGTTACTGCGTTACCAGCAATACGTAAAGCTAAAAAAGCAGACATGATTAAAAGTAGAATTTCTGCAACTACATTAGAAGCTTTAGCAAGTGCAGAAGGACAAACCATAAGAACTGCTTTAGCGGTTAATATGAAAACGCCAACCGTTACAGGTGTTGGTAGAGAGCCTAAAGTTGTAGGTGCTGCTTTTGGTTTAGAAGAAGGAGAAACTTCTAAATTAATTGTTGGTGAAAACGGTGTTTATATGGTACAAGTAACTAAAGCTACTCCAGCGGTAGAATTAGCAAACTACCAAGCTTTTGCTAACCAAGTAGGACAACAAAAACAAACAGCAATAGATTCAAGATTATACACAGCTTTAAAAGAAGCTTCTGATATTGAAGATAACAGAGCAAATACAGTGCAATAG